GATGTCCCGCATGATGTCGATCGAAGGATCGGCACTCTCGCGATTGTGCATGACGATCACCGGCGCGCCGCGTGCAGCGACGACCGGCGCCATGTCGGGGTCGCGTTGCAGGCCCCAGACGTCGTTGGCGATCACGGCGCCCTGGTCGAGCGCCCAGGCCACCACCTCGGATTTCATGCTGTCGATCGAGACCGGCACGCCGAGTGCGATCACCTCGGCCAGCACCGGCTTCAGCCGCGCCAGTTCATCGTCGGCGGTGACCGGCTGCGAGCCATAGGGGCGGGTCGATTCCGCGCCGATATCGATGATGTCGGCGCCCTCGGCAACCAGCCTGCGGGCCTGCGTCAGCGCCTGTTCGGGCGCGACGAACCGGCCGCCGTCGGAGAACGAGTCCGGCGTCACGTTCAGGATGCCCATCACGGCCGGATAGGGCCGCGACAGCAGCGTCGGCAGCACCGCCGATGCGGCCGGGCCGGTCACAACAGATGCTATGGGCTTGGTCGCCGTCATGCGCTGGCTTTGCGCTGGCCGTAACGCCAAGTCAAGGTGTCGCGATGATGGCCGGCCCCGGCAGTGCTGAATGCC
The window above is part of the Bradyrhizobium sp. PSBB068 genome. Proteins encoded here:
- the folP gene encoding dihydropteroate synthase; this encodes MTATKPIASVVTGPAASAVLPTLLSRPYPAVMGILNVTPDSFSDGGRFVAPEQALTQARRLVAEGADIIDIGAESTRPYGSQPVTADDELARLKPVLAEVIALGVPVSIDSMKSEVVAWALDQGAVIANDVWGLQRDPDMAPVVAARGAPVIVMHNRESADPSIDIMRDITAFFERSLEIAARAGIASDRIVLDPGIGFGKTPEQSMIALARLSELDAFRLPVLVGASRKRFISTVVPSEPQQRIGGSLAAHLIAARNGARIIRAHDVAETVQALRVAAAIEGKQ